In Segatella copri, the DNA window CGGTGAGATATTTTGAGAACATCCCTGTCAAGGATACCACCATGGAGAAGAATGATGCGCCCGACATCTATTACATCATGTATAAGGACATCATCGTCTTCGACCATTTCAACAACACCATGGAGCTCATTGCGCTCCAGGAAAGTGAAGATTCTCACTCTTCACTTCCAGAGCTCGACGAACTGCTCAAGGCGGTGAACAAGGCAAATGTGAAACCTTATGATTTCCACCCGGTGGGCGAAACCACCTCTACGCTCACCGATGAGGAGCACAAGGCAAACATACGCCGATGCATACAGCACTGCCTGCGCGGAGATGTATTCCAGATTGTGGTGAGTCGCCGCTTCGTACAGAAATATGAGGGCGATGATTTCAAACTCTACCGTGCGCTGCGCAGCATCAACCCTTCGCCTTACCTCTTCTATTTCGACTTCGGCGGTTTCCGCATCTTCGGTTCTTCGCCTGAAACCCATAACCGCATCGTGGGCAACAAGGCGTTCATTGACCCGATTGCCGGAACCACCCGACGCACAGGAGATATGGAGCAGGACCGCAAGGCTGCCGAATTCCTGCGCAACGACCCGAAGGAGAATGCCGAGCACGTGATGCTGGTAGACCTGGCGCGCAATGATCTGAGCCGCAACTGTCATGGGGTGAAAGTAGATTTCTACAAGGACATGCAGTTTTACAGTCATGTTATCCATCTCGTGAGCCGTGTGAGCGGAGAGTTGGATGAGCATGCCGACCACATCAAGGAGTTTATTGATACCTTCCCTGCCGGCACGCTGAGCGGTGCGCCTAAGGTGAGAGCGATGCAGATTATATCAGAGCTGGAGCCTCACAACCGCGGTGCCTACGGAGGCTGTATCGGCTTCATCGGTCTGAACGGCGACCTGAATCAGGCCATCGTGATACGTACCTTCATTAGCCGAAACGGCGAACTCTGGTTCCAGGCGGGTAGTGGAGTAGTGGCAAAGAGCAATGATGAGTATGAGCTAGAAGAGTGTAACAACAAGCTCGGTGCGCTGACCAAGGCTATTCACATTGCTGAAGAGTTGTAATAGTGATTAATTATTAGTGATTAGTGATTATTTCTCGCTGATTGTACTCACTAATCACTAATCAATAATAAATAACAAAAGATGAAAGTAGTAATCATAGATAATTACGATTCCTTTACCTATAATCTGGCCCATCTGGTAAAGGAGTTGGGAGCTGACGTTACGGTGTTCCGCAACGACCAGTTCCAGTTGCCGGAGCTGGAACGCTTCGACAAGATCATTCTGAGTCCGGGGCCGGGCATTCCGTCGGAGGCGGGACTGCTGATGGATGTTATCCGCAAGTATGCAGGCCGCAAGCCGATGCTGGGCGTATGCCTGGGGCATCAGGCTATAGGCGAGGCGTTTGGAGCCAAGCTTACCAATCTTTCTGAGGTGTATCATGGAGTGGCAACCCCTTGCACCCAGTTCGGCAACGATGTTATTTTCGACGGGTTGGACAAGCGCATAGAGATTGGTAGATACCACTCTTGGGTGGTAGACCGCTCGGGATTCCCTGACTGCCTGGACGTTACGGCAGTAAGCGATGATGGTTGCATCATGGGTCTGAAGCATAAGAACTATGATATTCATGGTATCCAGTTTCATCCGGAAAGCGTGCTGACGCCAGACGGCAAGAAGATGGTGAGAAACTGGTTGGAAAAAGCTTAATGACCTTAATGACCAATGACCTTAATGACCACCATGACCGCATGGTGGTTGTTGAGTTTTTTTTTGTTTTATGATAAGAAAAAGCAAAGCCTGACGCTCTCTCGAGTGCCAGGCTTTTCCTAACAATCTTAACCCTCGCTACAATCCTCTCACGAGTTTCGCGAAGCATATTACCTAAACTGATTTTTCCAAAAATGGAAAATTAAACCTTTTTGTTTTTACAACCCTTTACATATCCCAAGCCACTGCACTCGCACCGAGTACGGCAGCAGAACTGCCATTAAGGGTAGAAACAAGGAATTTAGCCTTACCCTTGAAGGTGCGGAACACGTGCTCATCATAAGCCTTCTGGATAGGTTTCATGATGAGGTCGCCAGCCTTGGTCAGACCACCGAAGAAGACGAAAGCCTCTGGTGAAGAGAAGGCTGCGAAATCAGCACAAGCCTCACCGAGCATCTTGCCGGTAAACTCGTATACACGCAGTGCCAGCTTGTCGCCCTTGCCTGCAGCAACGCTCACATCATAAGATGTAATATCCTCAGGGTTCATCTCGCGGAGCAATGAAGGCTCATCGCTCTTCTCGAGAAACTCGCGTGCTGTGCGAGCCACACCAGTGGCAGAGCAGTAAGCTTCGAGACATCCTGTACGGCCGCATCCGCAGATACGACCCTCTTTGCCACGTACCATGGTAACGTGACCCAATTCGCCTGCGAATCCGTCGCAGCCGTAAACCATCTGTCCGTTGATAACGATACCAGAACCTACGCCTGTACCGAGTGTAATGTCGATGAAGTTTTTCATACCTCTTGCTACACCGTATGTCATCTCGCCGAGCGCAGCAGCGTTGGCATCATTGGTCATACCTACAGGCAAGCCGCCGAGGGCTTTGCTGAACAAGTTGGCCAATGGTACCACTCCGTCGTGTGCCCAAGGAAGATTTGGAGCGAATTCAATGGTTCCATTATAATAGTTTGCGTTTGGCGCACCGATACCCATTGCCTTAATCTTGTCAATGCCGCCTACCGTATCAATGATAGGCTGGAGAGCTTCTACGGCTGCCTTCACATAGTCTTCAACCTTTTTGTAACCGCCTGTCTTGATGGCAGTTGTTGCTTTGATCTCTCCGCGAGCATCTACGATGCCGAAAACTGAATTTGTACCGCCGAGGTCAAGGCCTATTACGTACGGTTTAAGTGTATTATCTGTCATGTTAATTATTTAAAATTAGTTAGAATTA includes these proteins:
- a CDS encoding anthranilate synthase component I family protein, which gives rise to MKFNYKTVTRKILADLYTPVGVYMRLRDIYPQSALMESSDYHGSENSRSFIGVHPLASIAVSHGEVIKTYPDGRVEKEQLPAFGAGQGEECKLAISKSINDFISSFHVEGESKEFCGLYGFTTFNAVRYFENIPVKDTTMEKNDAPDIYYIMYKDIIVFDHFNNTMELIALQESEDSHSSLPELDELLKAVNKANVKPYDFHPVGETTSTLTDEEHKANIRRCIQHCLRGDVFQIVVSRRFVQKYEGDDFKLYRALRSINPSPYLFYFDFGGFRIFGSSPETHNRIVGNKAFIDPIAGTTRRTGDMEQDRKAAEFLRNDPKENAEHVMLVDLARNDLSRNCHGVKVDFYKDMQFYSHVIHLVSRVSGELDEHADHIKEFIDTFPAGTLSGAPKVRAMQIISELEPHNRGAYGGCIGFIGLNGDLNQAIVIRTFISRNGELWFQAGSGVVAKSNDEYELEECNNKLGALTKAIHIAEEL
- a CDS encoding anthranilate synthase component II, coding for MKVVIIDNYDSFTYNLAHLVKELGADVTVFRNDQFQLPELERFDKIILSPGPGIPSEAGLLMDVIRKYAGRKPMLGVCLGHQAIGEAFGAKLTNLSEVYHGVATPCTQFGNDVIFDGLDKRIEIGRYHSWVVDRSGFPDCLDVTAVSDDGCIMGLKHKNYDIHGIQFHPESVLTPDGKKMVRNWLEKA
- a CDS encoding ROK family protein, which produces MTDNTLKPYVIGLDLGGTNSVFGIVDARGEIKATTAIKTGGYKKVEDYVKAAVEALQPIIDTVGGIDKIKAMGIGAPNANYYNGTIEFAPNLPWAHDGVVPLANLFSKALGGLPVGMTNDANAAALGEMTYGVARGMKNFIDITLGTGVGSGIVINGQMVYGCDGFAGELGHVTMVRGKEGRICGCGRTGCLEAYCSATGVARTAREFLEKSDEPSLLREMNPEDITSYDVSVAAGKGDKLALRVYEFTGKMLGEACADFAAFSSPEAFVFFGGLTKAGDLIMKPIQKAYDEHVFRTFKGKAKFLVSTLNGSSAAVLGASAVAWDM